CAGAGTAAGCCACCTGATGAGATTATTATTGTTAAGAGCCCGGAAATAAGGTTACTTGAAGGTTCATTGAAGGTAATTGATGATGATTCGCCTCATGTAGGTAAGAAGATAATCGAGGCTGCTGAGGAGGCTATGGGTGATATCATAATGTTCCTTGATGACGATGATGAATTCACCAACAGTAAGGTAGCCATGGTGAGTGAGTTCTTTGAGAATATTAGTGAATTAACTTACGTTCATAATTCAATCTCATGCATTACCAGTAGTGGCGTAGAGGTGCATAAAGTTAAGAATTACTTCAAAGTACCACCCTATGTTAAACCCTGTGCTAAGGTTAACCGAAGGGTAATGTTTAATCTAAGTAATGAAAAAGCCTTCAGTAGGTGGCTTTGGGCTGGTGCAGCATTTAACGCCAGTTCAATATCTATTAGAAGGGAAGCATTAATGAAGGTTAAGCATTATGTTAAGCAAGTTAGTGTAGTCTCGGATTCAATACTTTACTATAGTGCTGCACTTTATGGCGGTTCGGCATTACTAATACCTGAGAGATTAACTAAGTATAGGATACATGGAGGTAACATTAGTAGGGGTCAATCTACCTCATTTAGTGATTACATTGAATCAATGAGAACATTACTAAGTAGGGTCATTCATGATTATAATATAATATGTGAAATGACTAAGGGAAGCAATTTTGAGAAGCATGCGTGTACGGAGAGGAGTATGTACACTGCTGTTGCTCGGGTCTTTAATGAACATGAGTTAAGTTTAGGGTACTTAAATATGCATACACTGCAATACTACCTAATGGCCCTACTTCCCAAGCGGTTTAAAAACGTGATAGCGAGGAGATGGTATGAGGCAACCTTAAATCCATTTATTTAAGGATTTCTGCTAGGCTCCCTAATGCTTAATAATGCTACGCCTATTATTATCCAGGCTACTAAAATTATGAAAACACCTATTACTATGAATGTTAAAATCGCCCCTATTAAGTATATTAAGCCCCCTGTCTCAAATAATCCTTCACCGGTACGTGAACTCATGTTACTCATTGCCCTACGCAGGTAAACCGCGGATAGTAGGAAGAACACTGCAGTCACTATAATCACTACTACTATTATCAGTAAACTAGCTAACAGTGGGTGGTAAGGATGATAAGGTATCATTGGGTAGTTCATGTGTAACCAACTGAATGACATTGTGAACGGTATTAATGCTAGAAAAACACCAACAGTTAACACTATTAATGCTATTAACCCAAATATGAACCACCCAGTTATATCAGATTTAAGCTTACTATCATTGAAGTAATCCGCCAACTCCACCATACCAACTAGGAACAGTATCAAACCAACTATTGATGGTATAACATAACCAAGTATACCAACCCCAGCAAGTATGGCACCTATACCAGCTAATGTCTTGGCTGAATCAAAGCTCATTGATTAAAAATAGTTCACGAGTTTTTAAACATTCTGACGTAGTCTCTTTACTCCCCTGAGGGGTAAATCATTAAGTACCTAGAGCCTCTTTACTAAGTTTCCTAAGCTCATCCTCTATAATACCCATTACCTCACGCCTAAGGGCATTGAACTTATCACTACTTGATGCTTCAATTACTACTCTAAGTAGATTCTCAGTGCCACTTGGTCTCACTAGGAACCAGGAGTCAATGTAATTAACCCTGAGTCCATCTATTGCTATAACTTCACCACCCCAGTCCCTGCCCTTAAGCTTCTCAACGATCCTTACTGCAAGTTCCCTATTCATTTCTATTCTCTCCCTTGCCGTCAGCATTCTCGGCATCTTTGCATTAAGCTCAGATAACTTAGCCTTCTCCTCGGATAGGACCTTCATCATTAGTAGCGTTGTTGATACACCATCCCGAACTGGATGATGCTTAGGCCATATGAATCCGCCATTATCCTCGAAGCCACATAATGCTCCCTCTTCAATAACCTTATGGCTCACATCAACTGAGCCAACCCTAGTCCAAACAACCTTACCACCAGCGCCCTCTACAGTCCACTTGACCACCACACTTGATGATACTGGGGTGACAACCTTATCACCCTTCTTAATCATGGATAAGGCAAGTATTGTACCTGTCCTATCACCCCATAATACGTTACCCCCCTCATCAATGAAGAGTGACCTATCTCCATCCCCATCGTAAGCAACCCCAAAGTCAGCACCAGCTTCAACAATAGCCCTTGATGCTATGTTAAGGTTCTCAGGCCTTGGTTCAGGATTCCTACCTGGGAATTCACCATCGAGGTGACCATTAATTGAGTAAACCTTAACGTTAAGCCCTCTTAAAACATATGAAAGTGCTATTGAATTAACGCTATTTGCGAAATCACCCACTATCCTAAACCCCCTACGTCTAATCGGCTCATCATTAATTACACTCAGTAAATGATCCCTATAATCCCTTAACCCCTCCTCAACATTAATGAACCTGACCGACCCAATATCCCTATAATCCACGGTCTCCTTATACTTCCCACTGAAGAATATTGATTCCACATCCTCCTCAGCTTTTCTACTGATCTCAACACCATTACTATCCATCAGCTTAATACCGTTGTAGTGTGGTGGATTATGACTGGCAGTTACCATTATTCCAGCCCTATAACCCCAAGCCTTAGTTAAGTATTGGTGTATTGGAGTTGGCAATGGTCCTATCACGTCAACTCCAATACCATGCATTGACAATGCTCCATAAAGCACACCCACTATGGGTAGGCTTGTTACCCTAACGTCAAAGCCTATCAAAACATCGCCAGTATTAATGTATGTTGCTATGGCTTCAGCTAACCTTACTAAGAAACTTGGGTCGTAACTACCCTTAGTGAACTCTAGCCTAACCCCATTAGTACCAAATAGTTTACCCACATTAGCCACTGCATAGTTCTAGTTTAAACGCATAACCGCACTTACTAGGTACTTAAAGTCTTGTTTTTGGGTTTTTATTGGGGATTAGGGTATTATTACTGCTTTTAACCCATCCAAGTAAGGGCGCTACCCACCCATGGCCAATAATACCACAGGCAAAGGAAACCACCCAAATAAAGGGAAGGAGTCAGTCCAACTGGAGTTGCGGATTTACTGTATTCTAATGTAGCGGGCGCCAAGTATGTTTGATACTTCTTCAGCCTCTCTACTGTTCTCACTACCTAAGAGTACATTGCCATTATCAGTCACTGTGGCGTATTTACCGTGAGTATGAACCAGTAGGTATGATTCCTTAACCTTAAGGTGAAGTACATCACCCAACTCAACCCTCCTCTCCATAATCCTCTGTTCAGGATCCTTAACACTTAGACTCCAGCCTTCTACTATTTCATCCCCAAATAATTCAACAAGTAGTTGAGCCTTCTCAGCGCTAACATCAATAGTGCCTCTCTCATACTCATACACTGCCTTCCTGCTAACAGAGAGCAACTCAGCTAGGTCACCGAGGCTTAAACCATACCTCATTCTAAGTTCCCTCAGTAACCAACCCTTTATCCTAACCTTAACTACACCACCCTCATTCTTAAAGAGTAGTGGCTTACCCTTAAGTAAATCCCTGAATGTGTTCGGATTCAATTGAGGTATGCCTGAGTGTTCATAAAGAACACCATCCTGGAGTTCCTCATTTCTCCTACTCTCATCAACCAGTATTGGCTTGGCATTAAAGACCTTATGCATTATCAGTAAATCAACTATGTGACTCCTTGGTATTGTGGATGAATCTGAACTTATCTTAAGGACCATTTTACCTAAATTACCCTTATCCACGTTGGCTACAATAGTGTATGAGTAATCATCCTTATCAATAACTACAGACTTAGCTCCAGCCTTCTCTAATTCCTCCGTTACATCATCCATTAAGCGTTCATCGTTTTTCCTGGACATTCCGCTTATATATTGTATCTGTGGCT
This genomic interval from Caldivirga sp. contains the following:
- a CDS encoding glycosyltransferase family 2 protein produces the protein MGIKVTIVVTCYRRWTYLPLAIKSIRVQSKPPDEIIIVKSPEIRLLEGSLKVIDDDSPHVGKKIIEAAEEAMGDIIMFLDDDDEFTNSKVAMVSEFFENISELTYVHNSISCITSSGVEVHKVKNYFKVPPYVKPCAKVNRRVMFNLSNEKAFSRWLWAGAAFNASSISIRREALMKVKHYVKQVSVVSDSILYYSAALYGGSALLIPERLTKYRIHGGNISRGQSTSFSDYIESMRTLLSRVIHDYNIICEMTKGSNFEKHACTERSMYTAVARVFNEHELSLGYLNMHTLQYYLMALLPKRFKNVIARRWYEATLNPFI
- a CDS encoding DUF996 domain-containing protein, with the translated sequence MSFDSAKTLAGIGAILAGVGILGYVIPSIVGLILFLVGMVELADYFNDSKLKSDITGWFIFGLIALIVLTVGVFLALIPFTMSFSWLHMNYPMIPYHPYHPLLASLLIIVVVIIVTAVFFLLSAVYLRRAMSNMSSRTGEGLFETGGLIYLIGAILTFIVIGVFIILVAWIIIGVALLSIREPSRNP
- the glmM gene encoding phosphoglucosamine mutase → MGKLFGTNGVRLEFTKGSYDPSFLVRLAEAIATYINTGDVLIGFDVRVTSLPIVGVLYGALSMHGIGVDVIGPLPTPIHQYLTKAWGYRAGIMVTASHNPPHYNGIKLMDSNGVEISRKAEEDVESIFFSGKYKETVDYRDIGSVRFINVEEGLRDYRDHLLSVINDEPIRRRGFRIVGDFANSVNSIALSYVLRGLNVKVYSINGHLDGEFPGRNPEPRPENLNIASRAIVEAGADFGVAYDGDGDRSLFIDEGGNVLWGDRTGTILALSMIKKGDKVVTPVSSSVVVKWTVEGAGGKVVWTRVGSVDVSHKVIEEGALCGFEDNGGFIWPKHHPVRDGVSTTLLMMKVLSEEKAKLSELNAKMPRMLTARERIEMNRELAVRIVEKLKGRDWGGEVIAIDGLRVNYIDSWFLVRPSGTENLLRVVIEASSSDKFNALRREVMGIIEDELRKLSKEALGT
- a CDS encoding helix-turn-helix domain-containing protein, translated to MDDVTEELEKAGAKSVVIDKDDYSYTIVANVDKGNLGKMVLKISSDSSTIPRSHIVDLLIMHKVFNAKPILVDESRRNEELQDGVLYEHSGIPQLNPNTFRDLLKGKPLLFKNEGGVVKVRIKGWLLRELRMRYGLSLGDLAELLSVSRKAVYEYERGTIDVSAEKAQLLVELFGDEIVEGWSLSVKDPEQRIMERRVELGDVLHLKVKESYLLVHTHGKYATVTDNGNVLLGSENSREAEEVSNILGARYIRIQ